A single window of Zea mays cultivar B73 chromosome 10, Zm-B73-REFERENCE-NAM-5.0, whole genome shotgun sequence DNA harbors:
- the LOC103640699 gene encoding uncharacterized protein, with amino-acid sequence MGFLICRVCLLQLLLLLLLAFTSSPASAQPAAPPGSARALDAALQEYAFRALAARPRTGIIYNATIPSSLAGVAASALRLRSGSLRRKGVAGGYFNFAVPPGVATRPRVERVVLVYHDLGNLSDRYYPLPAGYAYVAPVVGLLAYDAANLSAAAAAAGGLPELGLVAASGRPISVAFNGGGGGGAAARCVVFGLDGVPRFRDLEEGGNNVCATYEQGHVSIVVNSSGGSAPGPPPPPPPAGAIAPPIPTEEGGEKKGGSGSAAWKVAVAVGVVAGAAALGLVGALMLCLVRYRRDKKLEAMERNAEAGEALRVARVGRAQARAPVASGTRTQPVIENEYAAS; translated from the coding sequence ATGGGCTTCTTGATCTGCCGCGTCTGCCTCCTCCAActgctgctcctcctcctcctcgccttCACCTCCTCACCAGCGTCAGCGCAGCCGGCGGCGCCGCCCGGCAGCGCCAGGGCGCTGGACGCGGCGCTGCAGGAGTACGCGTTCCGGGCGCTGGCGGCGCGGCCGCGCACGGGCATTATCTACAACGCCACCATCCCATCCAGCCTCGCGGGCGTGGCGGCGTCCGCGCTGCGCCTGCGCAGCGGCAGCCTGCGGCGGAAGGGCGTCGCGGGGGGGTACTTCAACTTCGCGGTCCCGCCCGGCGTCGCCACGCGGCCGCGCGTCGAGCGGGTGGTGCTCGTGTACCACGACCTCGGCAACCTGTCGGACCGCTACTACCCGCTGCCCGCCGGGTACGCCTACGTGGCGCCGGTGGTGGGGCTGCTGGCCTACGACGCGGCCAACctgtcggccgccgccgccgccgccggggggcTGCCGGAGCTCGGCCTCGTCGCCGCGTCGGGGCGCCCCATCTCCGTGGCCttcaacggcggcggcggcggcggcgccgcggCGCGGTGCGTGGTGTTCGGGCTGGACGGCGTGCCGCGGTTCCGGGACCTGGAGGAGGGAGGCAACAACGTGTGCGCGACGTACGAGCAGGGGCACGTCTCGATCGTCGTGAACTCCAGCGGCGGGAGCGCCCCgggtccgcctccgcctccgcctccggctGGCGCGATCGCCCCGCCGATACCGACGGAGGAGGGAGGTGAGAAGaaggggggctcgggctcggcggcgTGGAAGGTCGCCGTCGCCGTGGGCGTGGTTGCAGGTGCGGCCGCCTTGGGGCTGGTGGGCGCGCTGATGCTGTGCTTGGTGCGGTACAGGAGGGACAAGAAGCTTGAGGCCATGGAGCGGAACGCGGAGGCCGGGGAGGCGTTGCGGGTGGCGCGCGTCGGGCGGGCGCAGGCGCGGGCGCCCGTGGCGTCCGGGACGCGGACGCAGCCGGTGATCGAGAACGAGTACGCTGCGTCctag
- the LOC103640700 gene encoding glutathione S-transferase T3-like isoform X1, with protein MDGYSSMSPGYFTNLLNREHDDVFILEENMRTENEVIEYPPVNELISQSKPKGRSKNFNEAEDILLISAYLNISKDAVVGKDQKDGRFWERVEKYFHDNKTFDSDRNWSSLKHRWSSTIHKEMSMFQGFVDAIERKNGSGKTMSDKLAEASTMFQELKGKTFSLFHAWNILKNEPKWAEEKIAKEDNGNGENHPNSERPLGRKAEKEKAKGKNRSEEEPDPFIEEVKKMRETREKIETERKERDDKFIELDTKKLNLEQDQHDKVIMTMDISSMDDQAKQYFRLLKDEILARRFGSQH; from the exons ATGGATGGCTATAG CTCGATGTCACCTGGGTACTTCACTAACCTACTGAACCGAGAGCATGACGATGTTTTTATCCTTGAGGAAAACATGAGAACTGAAAATGAAGTTATCGAGTACCCACCAGTGAACGAATTGATCTCACAGTCAAAACCAAAGGGTCGTTCCAAGAATTTCAATGAAGCTGAAGATATATTGTTGATTTCAGCATATCTTAATATAAGTAAAGATGCTGTTGTTGGAAAGGATCAAAAGGATGGTAGATTTTGGGAAAGAGTTGAAAAATACTTTCATGACAATAAGACGTTTGATTCGGATCGCAATTGGTCGTCCTTGAAGCATCGATGGAGTAGTACTATTCATAAAGAAATGAGTATGTTTCAAGGTTTTGTAGATGCCATAGAAAGGAAGAATGGAAGTGGCAAGACAATGAGTGATAAG CTGGCAGAAGCTAGTACAATGTTCCAGGAACTTAAAGGAAAGACATTTTCACTCTTCCATGCATGGAATATTCTTAAGAATGAGCCAAAGTGGGCAGAAGAGAAGATAGCAAAGGAAGACAATGGCAACGGGGAAAATCATCCGAATTCAGAAAGACCTCTAGGAAGGAAAGCTGAAAAGGAAAAGGCTAAAGGAAAAAACCGTAGTGAGGAAGAACCTGATCCTTTCATTGAGGAAGTCAAAAAAATGAGAGAAACAAGAGAGAAAATTGAGACAGAACGAAAGGAACGTGATGACAAGTTTATCGAGCTTGACACAAAAAAACTCAACTTGGAGCAAGACCAGCATGATAAGGTGATAATGACAATGGACATAAGTTCAATGGATGACCAAGCAAAGCAGTACTTTAGGCTGCTGAAAGATGAGATTTTAGCTCGCCGTTTTGGGAGTCAGCACTAG
- the LOC103640700 gene encoding glutathione S-transferase T3-like isoform X2: MSPGYFTNLLNREHDDVFILEENMRTENEVIEYPPVNELISQSKPKGRSKNFNEAEDILLISAYLNISKDAVVGKDQKDGRFWERVEKYFHDNKTFDSDRNWSSLKHRWSSTIHKEMSMFQGFVDAIERKNGSGKTMSDKLAEASTMFQELKGKTFSLFHAWNILKNEPKWAEEKIAKEDNGNGENHPNSERPLGRKAEKEKAKGKNRSEEEPDPFIEEVKKMRETREKIETERKERDDKFIELDTKKLNLEQDQHDKVIMTMDISSMDDQAKQYFRLLKDEILARRFGSQH; encoded by the exons ATGTCACCTGGGTACTTCACTAACCTACTGAACCGAGAGCATGACGATGTTTTTATCCTTGAGGAAAACATGAGAACTGAAAATGAAGTTATCGAGTACCCACCAGTGAACGAATTGATCTCACAGTCAAAACCAAAGGGTCGTTCCAAGAATTTCAATGAAGCTGAAGATATATTGTTGATTTCAGCATATCTTAATATAAGTAAAGATGCTGTTGTTGGAAAGGATCAAAAGGATGGTAGATTTTGGGAAAGAGTTGAAAAATACTTTCATGACAATAAGACGTTTGATTCGGATCGCAATTGGTCGTCCTTGAAGCATCGATGGAGTAGTACTATTCATAAAGAAATGAGTATGTTTCAAGGTTTTGTAGATGCCATAGAAAGGAAGAATGGAAGTGGCAAGACAATGAGTGATAAG CTGGCAGAAGCTAGTACAATGTTCCAGGAACTTAAAGGAAAGACATTTTCACTCTTCCATGCATGGAATATTCTTAAGAATGAGCCAAAGTGGGCAGAAGAGAAGATAGCAAAGGAAGACAATGGCAACGGGGAAAATCATCCGAATTCAGAAAGACCTCTAGGAAGGAAAGCTGAAAAGGAAAAGGCTAAAGGAAAAAACCGTAGTGAGGAAGAACCTGATCCTTTCATTGAGGAAGTCAAAAAAATGAGAGAAACAAGAGAGAAAATTGAGACAGAACGAAAGGAACGTGATGACAAGTTTATCGAGCTTGACACAAAAAAACTCAACTTGGAGCAAGACCAGCATGATAAGGTGATAATGACAATGGACATAAGTTCAATGGATGACCAAGCAAAGCAGTACTTTAGGCTGCTGAAAGATGAGATTTTAGCTCGCCGTTTTGGGAGTCAGCACTAG